From a region of the Babylonia areolata isolate BAREFJ2019XMU chromosome 25, ASM4173473v1, whole genome shotgun sequence genome:
- the LOC143299719 gene encoding uncharacterized protein LOC143299719 isoform X1 → MVSPNMATGQAFGSSYKWRWIPSNMEKYERFKNTLLHGEDWGLGHRYFAIYWIDFGREDGGGHDDDKDTNRLYSPMFENSPVLHAERNLLEHLRLLWSVVMKNKVCSITIFQNASPCNSCSKCYGRQLATMKDEMPRGMDLEITVIFSSFYNVRQPSCIRQQHYHLQDVSEVHSRNNLSELRKLKDAGIGLRTTGYEDWVHLQKALQLPNTYHDQAYKLSARKREDDTLREDLSILLG, encoded by the exons ATGGTGTCTCCAAACATGGCG ACCGGCCAGGCCTTCGGAAGTTCCTACAAATGGAGGTGGATACCTTCCAACATGGAGAAATACGAACGCTTCAAAAACACCCTGCTGCACGGGGAAGACTGGGGCCTGGGACACAGGTACTTCGCCATATACTGGATCGACTTTGGTCGGGAGGACGGTGGCGGCCACGACGATGACAAAGACACGAACCGTTTGTACTCTCCCATGTTTGAGAACAGCCCGGTACTCCACGCTGAGAGAAATCTGCTGGAGCATTTGCGTCTGCTGTGGTCAGTCGTGATGAAGAACAAAGTCTGCTCCATCACCATCTTCCAGAACGCCAGTCCGTGTAACAG ttGTTCGAAATGTTATGGAAGACAGCTGGCCACGATGAAAGACGAGATGCCGAGAGGGATGGATCTGGAGATCACCgttatcttctcctccttctacaaCGTCCGGCAGCCATCTTGCATCCGACAGCAGCACTATCACCTTCAGGACGTCTCTGAAGTTCACTCCAGGAACAACCTCAGTGAGCTGAGGAAATTGAA GGATGCTGGTATCGGCCTCAGAACAACGGGGTACGAGGACTGGGTACACCTACAGAAGGCCTTGCAGCTGCCCAACACGTACCACGACCAGGCCTACAAGCTGTCTGCCAGAAAGCGAGAGGATGACACTCTTCGCGAGGACCTGAGCATTCTGCTGGGATAG
- the LOC143299719 gene encoding uncharacterized protein LOC143299719 isoform X2, producing MVSPNMATGQAFGSSYKWRWIPSNMEKYERFKNTLLHGEDWGLGHRYFAIYWIDFGREDGGGHDDDKDTNRLYSPMFENSPVLHAERNLLEHLRLLWSVVMKNKVCSITIFQNASPCNRDAGIGLRTTGYEDWVHLQKALQLPNTYHDQAYKLSARKREDDTLREDLSILLG from the exons ATGGTGTCTCCAAACATGGCG ACCGGCCAGGCCTTCGGAAGTTCCTACAAATGGAGGTGGATACCTTCCAACATGGAGAAATACGAACGCTTCAAAAACACCCTGCTGCACGGGGAAGACTGGGGCCTGGGACACAGGTACTTCGCCATATACTGGATCGACTTTGGTCGGGAGGACGGTGGCGGCCACGACGATGACAAAGACACGAACCGTTTGTACTCTCCCATGTTTGAGAACAGCCCGGTACTCCACGCTGAGAGAAATCTGCTGGAGCATTTGCGTCTGCTGTGGTCAGTCGTGATGAAGAACAAAGTCTGCTCCATCACCATCTTCCAGAACGCCAGTCCGTGTAACAG GGATGCTGGTATCGGCCTCAGAACAACGGGGTACGAGGACTGGGTACACCTACAGAAGGCCTTGCAGCTGCCCAACACGTACCACGACCAGGCCTACAAGCTGTCTGCCAGAAAGCGAGAGGATGACACTCTTCGCGAGGACCTGAGCATTCTGCTGGGATAG